The following coding sequences lie in one Rutidosis leptorrhynchoides isolate AG116_Rl617_1_P2 chromosome 6, CSIRO_AGI_Rlap_v1, whole genome shotgun sequence genomic window:
- the LOC139852787 gene encoding uncharacterized protein — MLKMGCLGSLLNKQTRTSEKIRKPKPWKFPRPVTWDQLVQMRDEFWDTAPHHGGKKEIWDAIHAAAEADIELAQVIVDSAGVLVHKPDMTVCYDEGGTKYEIPRYVLSEPTNLIQRS; from the exons ATGCTAAAAATGGGCTGCCTTGGATCGTTGCTAAATAAGCAAACTA GAACGTCAGAAAAGATTAGGAAGCCAAAGCCATGGAAGTTTCCAAGACCTGTTACGTGGGACCAGCTAGTTCAGATGCGTGACGAGTTCTGGGATACAGCTCCTCACCATGGTGGCAAGAAAG AGATCTGGGACGCAATACATGCAGCAGCTGAGGCTGATATAGAGTTGGCTCAAGTAATTGTGGACAGTGCAGGGGTGTTGGTTCATAAACCTGATATGACAGTTTGTTATGACGAAGGAG GTACCAAGTATGAAATACCAAGGTATGTGTTAAGCGAGCCAACAAATTTGATACAGCGAAGTTAA
- the LOC139852786 gene encoding uncharacterized protein — translation MAEIETLGILDEIQALVSDKLQVVSYKWLSRNYLVPSNTAKRLLQEFVEKNGSQVEVIYTVSGWLKNNPEAYHIKLVLGSKLSETKEEFADGCSVQVYSVQTCVPKDAAVIWNSEFVQSEELFKEPSNVTNCLRDNRFCGVSNSFVKHNFEGTLAITAGPALKNVGIHGQSSRTSFSNQTSDSSIHQKMKVEQPDTIPKPVVYKEQAPQMPTNKKKAHNEKSSSGTATSLASMWGRASSKPKPESVSVKTEKVVPISNDAQVRANESIEDESSDDDDHQMNKKRRSNGEGNNRKRRVVMDYSDEDDETTDVVNLASPDPPKKQVAVDSKINSRTSSVENKNLDFDEQKTEKVKVKEDKVSGIDPISLLKEERHQALNKNESSDKYHSDQNEKPAGAGQNAAKKKKVLKTRIDERGREVTEVVWENDEKETKPNDSIKKDQSDNNTTNTVVNRPPAAAPKKSPAVGNPATHATGKAGNKKAATKDPKQGNIMSFFKKKA, via the exons ATGGCAGAAATCGAAACCCTAGGTATTCTTGACGAGATTCAAGCACTCGTTTCCGATAAGCTCCAAGTT gtTTCTTACAAGTGGCTGAGTAGAAACTATTTAGTGCCATCAAATACTGCCAAAAG GTTGCTTCAGGAGTTTGTCGAAAAGAATGGAAGTCAAGTGGAAGTTATATATACCGTATCCGGATGGTTAAAGAATAATCCAGAAGCTTATCACATTAAGCTTGTTCTGGGCTCTAAACTTTCAG AAACCAAAGAGGAATTTGCTGACGGTTGTTCCGTTCAAGTATATAGTGTGCAAACTTGTGTTCCTAAGGATGCAGCAGTTATATGGAATTCAGAGTTTGTACAATCAGAAGAGCTTTTCAAGGAGCCATCCAATGTTACGAATTGTTTGAGGGATAATCG GTTCTGTGGGGTTTCAAATTCATTTGTAAAACACAATTTTGAGGGAACACTTGCAATCACCGCAGGTCCAGCGTTAAAAAACGTGGGAATCCATGGGCAGAGTTCAAGAACTAGTTTTTCGAATCAAACTTCAGACTCTTCAATCCATCAAAAAATGAAGGTTGAACAACCAGACACTATCCCTAAACCAGTTGTGTATAAAGAGCAAGCTCCTCAGATGCCCACAAACAAAAAGAAAGCCCATAATGAGAAAAGCTCTTCTGGGACTGCTACTTCATTGGCTAGCATGTGGGGCCGTGCATCGTCAAAACCTAAGCCCGAGTCTGTCTCAGTAAAAACTGAAAAAGTTGTTCCTATTTCTAATG ATGCTCAGGTACGTGCAAATGAATCGATAGAGGATGAAAgtagtgatgatgatgatcatcAGATGAACAAGAAAAGAAGATCTAATGGTGAAGGAAATAATAGAAAGAGGAGGGTTGTGATGGATTACTCTGATGAAGATGATGAGACTACAGATGTAGTGAACTTAGCCTCACCGGATCCTCCAAAAAAGCAAGTCGCTGTTGATTCGAAGATAAATTCCAGAACTTCGAGTGTGGAAAATAAGAATTTGGATTTTGATGAACAAAAAACAGAGAAGGTAAAGGTTAAGGAGGATAAGGTGTCTGGCATTGATCCTATATCTTTATTAAAAGAAGAACGCCATCAAGCTTTAAACAAGAATGAATCTTCTGATAAGTATCATTCAGATCAAAATGAGAAACCGGCTGGTGCTGGTCAAAATGCTGCTAAAAAGAAAAAGGTTTTAAAGACACGAATTGATGAGCGTGGAAGAGAAG TAACCGAGGTGGTTTGGGAGAATGATGAGAAGGAGACGAAGCCCAATGACAGTATAAAAAAAGATCAAAGTGACAATAACACTACAAACACTGTCGTCAACAG GCCCCCTGCAGCAGCTCCTAAGAAGTCACCTGCAGTAGGTAATCCCGCAACGCATGCAACGGGCAAAGCAGGAAACAAGAAAGCTGCTACCAAGGATCCTAAGCAGGGGAATATTATGTCATTTTTTAAGAAGAAAGCTTAA